Sequence from the Candidatus Methylomirabilota bacterium genome:
GGCGAACAGCAAGAAGCCTTTTTAATCCCATGCTGATAGCTGATAGCTGGAAAGGTGTACGTGGTGAGCCCGGAAGCCCTCGAGCAATTTTACGCCTTCTTCGAGGCCTGGGGCATTCCGTGGATCATTCCGCGCCTTTCCGTCATGCTCGTCGTGGTAAGCATCATCATCGGTTTTATCTCGGTGGCAGCCATGTTCCTGATCTGGTGGGAGCGAAAGATTAGCGCCCACATCCAGGCTCGATTCGGGCCGATGCGCGTGGGAGGCTGGCATGGGTGGGCCCAGAGTATCGCCGACGGGATCAAGCTCTTGCTGAAGGAGGATATCATCCCGAAGAACGCCGATAGGCCCATCTTCATCCTGGCCCCGATGGTGGTCTTTGCCTCTGCGTTGGCGGCCTATGTAGTGATTCCATTCGGTCCCGGCCTCATCGTGCAGGACCTCAACATCGGCCTCCTGTACATTATTGCCATTTCCTCTCTTGCCGTACTCGGGATCATCATGGCCGGCTGGAGCTCGAACAATAAGTATGCGGCATTGGGTGCGCTCAGATCGGCAGCGCAGGCGGTGAGTTATGAGGTGCCCCTGGTGATTTCCCTACTGGGTCCGATACTTCTGGTGGGCTCTCTCAGCATGACGAAGATCGTCGAGGCGCAACAGTATCTCTGGTTCATCGTGGTGCAGCCTCTGGCCTTTCTCATCTACTTCACCTGTGCGGTGGCCGAGACCAACCGGCTCCCCTTCGATATCCCGGAGGCGGAATCGGAGCTCGTGGCAGGGTTTCATGTCGAGTATAGCGGGATGCGCTTTGCCATCT
This genomic interval carries:
- the nuoH gene encoding NADH-quinone oxidoreductase subunit NuoH, whose translation is MSPEALEQFYAFFEAWGIPWIIPRLSVMLVVVSIIIGFISVAAMFLIWWERKISAHIQARFGPMRVGGWHGWAQSIADGIKLLLKEDIIPKNADRPIFILAPMVVFASALAAYVVIPFGPGLIVQDLNIGLLYIIAISSLAVLGIIMAGWSSNNKYAALGALRSAAQAVSYEVPLVISLLGPILLVGSLSMTKIVEAQQYLWFIVVQPLAFLIYFTCAVAETNRLPFDIPEAESELVAGFHVEYSGMRFAIFFLAEYANMFVVCAIATTVFLGGWQGPFLPGWVWFLIKTFFLLFVMIWLRWTLTRVRVDQLMHVAWKVLLPLAFLNLGVTGLATLFL